From one Flavobacteriales bacterium genomic stretch:
- a CDS encoding tryptophan 2,3-dioxygenase, with protein sequence MSNVYYPDYLQLDKILNAQELESVKHGAPAHDEMLFIIIHQNYELWFKQVLHEVGSVMDLFADGHVDDDGGELSIAVHRLGRVHSILQVLVKQIDILETMTPLDFLDFRDMLRPASGFQSMQFKILEAKLGLRMEQRFGKQYYTSQLRPEHKAEIEALEGQPTFFDLVNAWLERMPFLDARFWPAGETPFWEQHKAIYSASLVKGEESNLALWDSLFVTGEGRRLSPAASRSAVFIMLYRDEPILQMPFRLLERLLDIDEALATWRYRHLSMVHRTIGLRVGTGGSTGKSYLAGALNSHHIFQEIADLSSFLFERKHIPKLPAALRDAMRFQA encoded by the coding sequence ATGAGCAACGTGTACTACCCCGACTACCTGCAGCTCGACAAGATCCTCAACGCGCAGGAGCTGGAGAGCGTGAAGCACGGCGCGCCCGCGCACGACGAGATGCTCTTCATCATCATCCACCAGAACTACGAGCTCTGGTTCAAGCAGGTGCTGCACGAGGTGGGCAGCGTGATGGATCTCTTCGCCGACGGGCATGTGGACGATGATGGCGGCGAGCTGAGCATCGCCGTGCACCGCCTGGGCCGCGTGCACAGCATCCTGCAAGTGCTGGTGAAGCAGATCGACATCCTGGAGACCATGACGCCGCTCGACTTCCTCGACTTCCGCGACATGCTGCGGCCCGCGAGCGGATTCCAGAGCATGCAATTCAAGATCCTCGAGGCGAAGCTCGGCCTGCGCATGGAGCAGCGCTTCGGCAAGCAGTACTACACCAGCCAATTGCGCCCCGAGCACAAGGCGGAGATCGAAGCGCTCGAAGGCCAGCCCACTTTCTTCGACCTGGTGAACGCCTGGCTGGAGCGCATGCCCTTCCTCGATGCGCGCTTCTGGCCAGCAGGCGAAACACCCTTCTGGGAGCAGCACAAGGCCATCTACTCCGCATCGCTCGTGAAAGGCGAAGAGAGCAACCTCGCGCTGTGGGACAGCCTCTTCGTCACCGGCGAGGGGCGGCGCCTCTCCCCGGCCGCCTCGCGCAGCGCGGTCTTCATCATGCTCTACCGCGATGAGCCGATCCTGCAGATGCCCTTCCGCCTGCTGGAGCGCTTGCTCGACATCGACGAGGCGCTGGCCACCTGGCGCTACCGCCACCTCAGCATGGTGCACCGCACCATCGGGCTGCGCGTAGGCACCGGCGGCAGCACCGGCAAGAGCTACCTCGCCGGCGCGCTCAACAGCCACCACATCTTCCAGGAGATCGCCGATCTCAGCAGCTTCCTGTTCGAGCGGAAGCACATCCCGAAGCTGCCTGCTGCACTGCGCGATGCGATGCGCTTTCAAGCGTGA